From the genome of Rathayibacter sp. VKM Ac-2759, one region includes:
- a CDS encoding VOC family protein, with product MALRLEEIIVDCTDFRVLGHWWQEALSWDIVDEDDEGIELLAPSGRGPSLLFLDVPERKTVKNRLHLDFVPDDQDAEVERLVGLGASRVDVGQGDQSWVVLADPEGNEFCILSARD from the coding sequence ATGGCACTCCGACTCGAAGAGATCATCGTCGACTGCACCGACTTCCGCGTCCTCGGCCACTGGTGGCAGGAGGCGCTCTCCTGGGACATCGTCGACGAGGACGACGAGGGGATCGAGCTGCTGGCTCCGTCGGGGCGCGGGCCGAGCCTGCTGTTCCTCGACGTGCCCGAGCGCAAGACGGTGAAGAACCGGCTCCACCTCGACTTCGTTCCCGACGATCAGGACGCCGAGGTCGAGCGGCTCGTCGGGCTCGGCGCCTCCCGCGTCGACGTCGGGCAGGGCGACCAGTCGTGGGTCGTCCTCGCCGATCCCGAGGGGAACGAGTTCTGCATCCTCTCGGCGAGGGACTGA
- a CDS encoding DUF1266 domain-containing protein, whose translation MPLQNHPGDVEFPVRPRLRYARIADARRRGPGGRIARRALQVTAVAAPFGLVGFAVGVSRGPGVTGLPFFFFAFGLALGLLVASILFRQWDARAPRREQLAYLAAAATPPTTMRQQQLLALDAVSDFSFGGWNSSLAFQPTWAELPESLRTRFADGAKGSPWEQLPLPLLSEQRVALDRDFRIASRDDIELLVADALERGPLSARFAEVSASEEAERMRARVAALTGGSEFHLLELSQTLDGRPPLLLLAGDAERTIGAIRYSYVAGYLPAERAWELVAAVGDRVLARYSGWDAYWADAATAIAFRTDSLGAVQHHHRLRAELASSGWPAASVAYPAP comes from the coding sequence GTGCCGCTGCAGAATCACCCCGGAGACGTCGAGTTCCCCGTGCGTCCCCGGCTCCGCTACGCGCGGATCGCCGATGCCCGGAGGCGCGGCCCCGGCGGCAGGATCGCGAGGCGGGCGCTGCAGGTCACCGCCGTCGCCGCTCCGTTCGGTCTCGTCGGCTTCGCGGTCGGCGTGTCCCGGGGCCCCGGCGTCACCGGCCTGCCGTTCTTCTTCTTCGCGTTCGGCCTGGCGCTCGGGCTCCTCGTCGCGTCGATCCTCTTCCGGCAGTGGGATGCGCGGGCGCCCCGCCGCGAGCAGCTCGCCTACCTCGCCGCCGCGGCGACGCCTCCGACGACCATGCGGCAGCAGCAGCTGCTCGCCCTCGACGCCGTCAGCGACTTCTCGTTCGGAGGCTGGAACTCGTCGCTCGCGTTCCAGCCCACCTGGGCCGAGCTGCCGGAGTCGCTGCGCACCCGCTTCGCCGACGGCGCCAAGGGCTCGCCGTGGGAGCAGCTGCCGCTTCCCCTGCTCAGCGAGCAGCGGGTGGCCCTCGACCGCGACTTCAGGATCGCGTCGCGCGACGACATCGAGCTGCTGGTGGCCGACGCCCTCGAGCGCGGGCCGCTGTCGGCCCGGTTCGCCGAGGTGTCCGCGTCGGAGGAGGCGGAGCGGATGCGCGCCCGCGTCGCCGCGCTGACCGGCGGCAGCGAGTTCCACCTCCTCGAGCTGTCGCAGACCCTGGACGGCCGGCCCCCGCTGCTCCTGCTCGCGGGCGACGCCGAGCGCACGATCGGAGCGATCCGCTACTCCTACGTGGCGGGCTACCTCCCGGCCGAGCGGGCCTGGGAGCTCGTCGCGGCCGTCGGCGATCGGGTGCTCGCCCGGTACTCCGGCTGGGACGCGTACTGGGCCGACGCCGCGACCGCGATCGCCTTCCGCACCGATTCGCTCGGTGCGGTCCAGCACCACCACCGTCTGCGCGCCGAGCTGGCCTCCTCGGGCTGGCCCGCCGCCTCCGTGGCGTACCCCGCCCCCTGA
- a CDS encoding alpha/beta hydrolase: MPLDPYLAARLPHLEGLAYPLDAAQAARLAAFEQDPGRWSLPAGVTVSDASAGGPHGPIPLRVYDPAEATGPALLWVHGGGFQAGDLDMQESHVVSAELAARAGSRVVSVGYRLASETVRYPVPLDDVHAAWRQLRAETPEATPVAIGGASAGAALAVATALRLRDAGTRLPEHVLLAYPFAHFPNPAVDDDVLRELMTLPALLRFPTASIEGMVRTYVGRLSDLPADALPGAAPLAGLPPVSVMVNEFDELRGSAELLLRQLAEAGVAATGYLARGMPHGHLNRTPALPEVDRSLAFFAAQLRALA, encoded by the coding sequence ATGCCGCTCGATCCGTACCTCGCCGCCAGGCTCCCGCACCTCGAGGGGCTCGCCTACCCGCTCGACGCCGCCCAGGCCGCTCGCCTCGCCGCCTTCGAGCAGGACCCGGGTCGGTGGTCGCTCCCCGCGGGCGTGACCGTCTCCGACGCCTCCGCCGGCGGCCCGCACGGCCCGATCCCGCTCCGTGTCTACGACCCCGCGGAGGCGACGGGCCCCGCGCTGCTCTGGGTGCACGGCGGCGGCTTCCAGGCGGGCGACCTCGACATGCAGGAGTCGCACGTCGTGTCGGCCGAGCTCGCCGCCCGGGCGGGCTCCCGCGTCGTCTCGGTGGGCTACCGCCTGGCGAGCGAGACCGTCCGCTACCCCGTCCCGCTCGACGACGTCCACGCCGCGTGGCGGCAGCTGCGCGCCGAGACTCCGGAGGCGACTCCCGTCGCGATCGGCGGGGCCAGCGCCGGAGCCGCCCTCGCCGTCGCGACGGCCCTGCGCCTCCGCGACGCCGGAACGCGGCTGCCCGAGCACGTGCTGCTCGCGTACCCGTTCGCGCACTTCCCGAACCCGGCCGTCGACGACGACGTGCTGCGCGAGCTGATGACCCTGCCGGCGCTCCTGCGCTTCCCGACGGCGAGCATCGAGGGGATGGTGCGGACCTACGTCGGCCGGCTCTCCGATCTGCCGGCCGATGCCCTGCCCGGCGCCGCACCGCTCGCGGGTCTCCCGCCGGTGTCGGTGATGGTGAACGAGTTCGACGAGCTGCGCGGCTCGGCCGAGCTGCTGCTGCGGCAGCTCGCGGAGGCGGGCGTCGCCGCGACCGGGTACCTCGCCCGGGGCATGCCCCACGGCCACCTCAACCGCACGCCGGCGCTGCCCGAGGTCGACCGCTCGCTGGCCTTCTTCGCGGCGCAGCTCCGCGCGCTGGCCTAG
- a CDS encoding class I SAM-dependent methyltransferase produces the protein MPTAREHWEERYGDSAIWSGRPNATLVDLVGDLPPARALDLGCGEGGDALWLASRGWSVTGLDLSETALARARTAAVERGLAVDLRQADLSEEWPVDGPFELVTASFLHSMVEFPRVDVLRRAAGLVAVGGHLVVVSHAAPPPWSGHRGHLGEELPTAEEELAALALDADEWSTLVVGTRERLATGPDGHEAPLVDAVLLLQRR, from the coding sequence ATGCCGACAGCACGCGAGCACTGGGAGGAGCGCTACGGCGACTCCGCCATCTGGTCGGGCCGCCCCAACGCGACCCTCGTCGATCTCGTCGGCGACCTGCCGCCCGCCCGCGCGCTCGATCTCGGCTGCGGCGAGGGCGGCGATGCTCTCTGGCTCGCCTCCCGCGGCTGGAGCGTGACGGGCCTCGACCTCTCGGAGACGGCGCTCGCCCGCGCCCGCACCGCCGCCGTCGAGCGCGGCCTCGCCGTCGACCTCCGCCAGGCCGACCTGTCCGAGGAGTGGCCGGTAGACGGCCCGTTCGAGCTCGTGACGGCCTCGTTCCTGCACTCGATGGTCGAGTTCCCGCGCGTCGACGTCCTCCGCCGCGCGGCCGGTCTCGTCGCCGTCGGCGGGCACCTGGTGGTCGTGTCGCACGCGGCCCCGCCGCCCTGGTCGGGACACCGGGGCCACCTCGGCGAGGAGCTGCCGACCGCCGAGGAGGAGCTGGCGGCACTCGCCCTCGACGCCGACGAGTGGTCCACCCTCGTCGTCGGCACCCGGGAGCGCCTCGCGACCGGCCCCGACGGCCACGAGGCCCCGCTGGTCGACGCCGTGCTCCTCCTGCAGCGCCGATGA
- a CDS encoding DIP1984 family protein, whose translation MKLAEALLERSDLQKRIEALQSRILQNASYQEGEEPAEDPSELLGECLRAQEALERLVTAVNLTNTSATTPDGVVLTAALARRESLRGQHSILVRAADAASGERGYRQLRSELRRLSALPVRELRERADELARELRELDASIQRTNWEVDLAG comes from the coding sequence ATGAAACTCGCCGAAGCGCTGCTCGAGCGGTCCGATCTGCAGAAGCGGATCGAGGCCCTCCAGTCCCGGATCCTCCAGAACGCCTCCTACCAGGAGGGCGAGGAGCCCGCGGAGGATCCGTCCGAGCTGCTCGGCGAGTGCCTCCGCGCCCAGGAGGCTCTCGAGCGCCTCGTCACCGCCGTGAACCTCACGAACACCTCGGCGACGACTCCCGACGGCGTCGTGCTGACGGCGGCGCTCGCGCGACGCGAGTCGCTGCGCGGGCAGCACAGCATCCTGGTGCGCGCGGCCGACGCCGCCTCGGGCGAGCGCGGGTACCGCCAGCTGCGCAGCGAGCTGCGACGCCTCTCGGCCCTGCCGGTGCGGGAGCTGCGCGAGCGGGCCGACGAGCTCGCCCGCGAGCTGCGCGAGCTCGACGCCTCGATCCAGCGCACCAACTGGGAGGTCGATCTGGCGGGCTGA